The window agagtataataaatagtaaatgaaaaatatatatattacattttcATCTTatggttttattaataatttgctaataatagttgttttaaacaattcttattgttattttgcttttgttttaatcaaccattaataataatagcaattcttttaatatatagatGCTAATATGAATAACAATTATGTTATCAGCACAATTTTAGCCTAAAATCAAAcccaaatattatataaaataaagtctATATCACTACAACCGACACCaaacaaaaccataaattatcaaacctcaaatttataattgagAGTGTGATATTTTAacatcatttatatttattaattataatctcaaactaataatgtgttatttttaaacattgtttttatttattaattataaagataattgataatgaccTAACGAAACATAACaatgtgcatttttttttacttgtaaatgGATGGTTTGAGATTTTAAACAACATGTTCACATATTTGTCTattaattaaagattttaaatcatgtttatcTAAAATAAGTATGAAAATGTATAATACATAAGACGATATTAAAATCAACATGATAATTAGCTAAAACAATATTacaaaagtaataataaaaaaataactcataactaaaaaaataacacaatgtAATAATACATTTGAGTTTATTTATGTCTTCTATGACGTAAGTGGATGAGCTGACTTCATCAATAACATGACTTCCACCTGTCTATGTAGTCTTATCCTTTGAGACGACATCATTTAAGCTCAATGTCTttcctaacaaatcaaatatagtACGACATGTCTCAAACCAGGAAAATGCATAATAATAAACAagtccatcatcatcattattatcgAGATCATGAAGATCACTGCAGTATGTCGACCATCATATAACAACCGTCCAACCTAAcatgaagcaaataaaaattattaatccataaataaaatGCAACGATTTTTTCCAAGcttataaaaagtaataaatacTTACAACATTTTGAATCCGATGTCCATGTGACTCATACTCCATCTCCTCGTGTGGAGGAACCTACGCTGGGTTTGGTGTGATGATTTGACTTGTTATACTTAGTTATCAGCCCATGTATTTCTCCTTGAAAATTACAAGATACACCTAAGATACacctttctaaaaataaaatctattcttGCATCCTACATCGATATATACTGAAGATTATGGATCATCTAATTATAATCAACGTGCCTACTCGAACGACTAATGGAATGTAATTATATTAAACAATATATGTTACTTAAAGCTAAATTGTTGCATTACACGATTCAGATAATGTATCTCGACAAGCTCATATAATATAAGGGGTCCCAACTGATGTCCATAAAACCATAGTCAATGTGCATATAACAGGAACAACTGACACATCATTTTCTGAATAAGAATTTCATCCATCCTTTTAAAACATCaataatacaattatttttacatcattTACCAATATCAACCTATGCAATTGTTTCCAATAATATAAGATTTATACATCAATAACGCAATTATTTCCCAATATTGTCCAACATCAGCTTatgcaattatttttcaatataaaaaaattccaacatCAGCATAAACAATTATTTCTCATCTTTTACAAATATCAACCTATGTAATTATTTCTCAAcatttatcaatatattttttttaataccagcACAAACAATTATTTCTCATCATTTACCAACATCAACGTAAATAATTCTTATCATTTATTAGCATCAATTTATACAATTACTtctcaatatttattcaatataaaaaattcaattggaCTCGAGCAagcaattatttttcaatattacttctcattattttcaaacattaaaaaaaattatctcatcatttttcaacatcaattttaacattaacattgcaatttattataatataccTGATTTGACTACTGTATATCTAACTCATtacaataaaatgacaaaacatgagtttgattatttttaaaatatatactttcacatcatttattaataaataaacaatgaaaCTTATTAAATAAggtttccataaaaaataattttaatctaaataacataatttatattatcaatAACATATTACTTGTATCCTAATGGAAATTGTAGCTCAACCTTCAAAACCTGAACAAACATATCATGTTTAGACTCAATTCATGGTCGTCCCAAGTATAAATGATTCACATTATATGAGCTTCTAAGTTTAGGTTAACTATTCGTATATAACTCCATCATGTTTGTTCCACTTTGGAAGAACAattccattattatttttttaaatccacgTAACATGTGATCGATATCAGAAAATACTAATGTTTCTCAACAAGACACctccaaataatatatatttcaacatCATTATAATTCAGCCCAAGTCTTCCACATAACATATGATCGATATCATAAAATACTAATGTTCCCCAACAAGATACTTCCAAATAATATCTATTTCAACATAATTATAATTCAACTCAAGTCTTCCATATATTACTTATTTGGTATCTTTAAATGGCATGCCTCTAGTAGCATTCAAGAACATAATATTTCCGTCAATATAAGTGATACTATTATTCATACTAGAAACAATAGTACCATCATAATAACACAATATAAAGAAGTTTGAAAACATATACTGTAAAATAAGAAATACTCATttcatcaaaaacaaattatcttaCAATTCAACGCAAACCTTAATTGCTATTACTTTGAccttaataaatcaataaaaacatatctaattgcattaattaaaaactaaatgatctcaattgaataaaatctccAATTACAACAATTTTTACCAAAATTCAACACAAACTCTAGTTGCTATGATTTTGACCATAACTTTATTAATAACATCAATTGATTAAAAGTCTATCTAATTgcatcaattaaaacaaaatttatctcaattcaagcaatattattaaatatagaaAGTAACTCAATAATCAATTTAAACCCTAATTTATCTAATTCAAATCTAATTGATTCCATAAATAACATCAATTgtattaaaaacacaaaatggaacattcaaaatccaaaattatctCAACACCAACGGAACACATAATTATCAAACATAACACAAATAGTCataaatcaaaactcaaaacttatcaattcaataGTAAAACCCATAAAATTAAGAGACAATGCAACTATTTTACCTTGATTTTTTGATATCTAAGTGTTAGTTCCACTGGTTGTAGTGGTTGGGAGGTTGTTAACATAAGCTTGGGTCAACAatttgaaacaagaaaaacagtAGAAGGACTCATTAAGACAAGGGAAAGATGATTTTGGTGTTTTGATGGAGGATTGAAAGCTTTTTAGGCGGTTGGAGGCTAGTTTTgttctgaattttttagtttttaaagtttttttttcctgcagaaGTGGCTACCATagtgaaaagagagagagattatgtACCTATAGTAACCACGATTCAAAAATCACGattgtattatatataattactatTCAAAATCAGGTTGTGTTACGCCCATGATTTTAAATTGTGGTTTGCATAAAAGTATTATTCCGAATAGCGGTTCTCTTGAAAACTAAGATTCTAAATAACAGTTGTGTTAAATAACACTATTTTCCAAAACTTTCTCATATTATTTtcctaaaattttattgtaaCTGTctcctttttcaaaataattgtaTGGAGTTGACTGTCTTTAGCCGGGAGAAAGCCACCGGTAAAAGCAAGCTCTTATGGCCGACAGCTTAATTAAATTTGGATGAAACTTAAAAGTTTTATGATTtggtataatttaattttagttctttttaatttttcactaaaaaaagttataaatatatttgattagaaaagttttaagttgtttttataaatttttaacttttaatttaccATTTCTAACTTATACTACTTtcctttataaaacaaattaaaaaaaatattttttttataaatattgatcAAGTTCtcataaattcaataaactagttattaaatacaaagtgaatacaattttttttaattttatataaaaatactaaaacacaccatatatatttgcaaaaatataattattttatatatatttttgagagacttggatGTATCCAACAcatacaaaatttttttttgttatttttgtaagATCATGTTTGGCAAGACTCTAATTTCCTTGAAATAAAAACTACCTAAAATAGGCttaaaagttattttccaaacacatccttaaatcaaaaaaactttaacaaaaaaaatgacaaatcaaACAGGATATAAGAGACTGACCTAATTTTGACCCGATCCGGTTAACTCGATCGAGTTGACCATACTAGATAAACCTGACTAGGTTGATCATATTGGGTAGACTAGATTAGATTGACTCGAAAAACAAGCTCAAAACAAAGatccaaaaccaaaacaaatcaaacataaaaatatataaaaattcaaaagtttctTCTTAAAAACGGATCAAagcacaaaaaattaaagaatataaagAACAATCAAACTTAAATCTAACCACGTGATAttacttattaaaaaataattttgatttttagaatatgacccaaaataaaataaaaaatcatgttatacaATCTTTATTGGTGACCATTTCCAGGCGCAGATCAACTCTGCAAAATCCATGAGTACACAAGCTCAACATTGTTACTAATAGTTTCacacaatcaattaaaataaaatacgacaataataaaaaattaacttttgttAATTAACAGCTTGCAAATTGTAATAAAATAGTAGCTCTCGtgtccttctttttttaataaaataaaataaaataaaatctgaacTCCCTTGTCGTTTATATTAAAgtaattcttttcttcttttgattggtCTCTTTcgaatcattaattattatgattatcTGTTCACCTAGAACGATAAAGCCAAGAGCTGGAGGATCGTACGGGTAAAATCATGCCGCGCGTGCAAGAAGAACTGCCAAACACCACGTGGCACTATCGACCCGAAACGAAATGAACGGCCTGTAGCTGCAGAAACAGCAAGAGGGAGAGAAAAATGGTTTCAGATTTCTTCGATCAAATCGCAATGGAGACTCAAAAAACATtccaaaaccctaaccctaagtGTTACCTCATCTTTCGTTTAATATCAATGGAACCGCCAAttcaataaaatgaagaaaaataccAAAAGAAAGAGATTGGCAGGAAAAGCTGTTATAGTTAGTTAAAGCTGTTGATGAATGTAACAGAATTAGTGGTAAATCAGTTAGTTAGAGAATCATTATAAATAAGAACAACGCTGTGAAgaacactttcttgaaaattgAATCAGCTTTCGGTATTGCAGaatttctcctcctcctcctcttcttcttctaattctCAATTCTATCTATACTTCTAAGATTAGTTCTTGACAAATTGATATTACAGCCTTGAACCCAAGGCAATTATATCATTAACAAGGATTTAAAATGACAGAAAACAACAAAGTGAGAGCTCTAGCGTTagcagatttaataattttattggcaGAAATTTCTGTCAATATTTACACGAGCAATCCGTCGGTAAGCATGTTACCGACAGACTCACTGATGAAAACCGTCTATCAAAAAAATTCTTGTCggtaatttataaattttttttttggattcgaggaaacctcACTCCCCGGAAAGTgcactttgtgggcccaggtgagtgagtaaaatcctggctgtcccaggctcttacaagaggtgcacgccctgactcgaactcgagatctGCTGTGCAGATTTCAAGCCATTTGCCATCACGTTACGCCCCTTGAGGACGGTAGTTTATAAATTGTCAGTGAATCTATCggtaataaatatattgatagaTTTACAAATGGACAAGGCGTGTCAACAAACTAATTACCAATTTTATTCCATCAATATATCCATCggtaaatataacatatcaccgaCAGAATACCATATGTAATTCCATCGGTGCGTTAACAGTAACAAATGTATTTGcagtaattcttttccaactctctagAATATATCGATTGTCTAGTTCTGTTGATAATCCTAACAGTAATAGTAACATTTgtagtaattcttttttaattctctgAATATATTGACGGAGTTGTACCATGAGTAACCCCgtcagtaatattttaaaaatatattgaacagaagtaaaaaaattagtacttggtttgtttattgaaattactagaattttccttttataaatttttacttcaAGGGAAAATTTGAATGGGAAAGAGCTAATAATAATGTTGTGATAAGGATTTTGGAGAATCATGTTGCAATTAGATAAGATCAAattcaggataattttttttatttcaaatattaaaattcaacaaaataatgcaaaaattattacaataacaactaaaattcaacacaattatttctaagtgataatatttttaatcctaaatttacaaaaattattctaaatggaataaatacaaaataataattaaaattaattctacacatttaattgaaattgaacaacaaatttgaaacaaaataactaaaattcaacaaaataatgtaaaaattatttcaataacaactaaaattcatgTCATTTggtaattcataaaattattaacacaaaattgaacaaaaataatgacaaaaaaaacacagaataagaagaaaaaagatgaaaaattattaCCTTAACTATGTGTTTTATTTCggctcttaattaaaaaaagaagacattgtcattaaacccaaaaagaaagaaaaatgaagaaatagaaCAAACTTtagaataaaaagataagataatGCTTGATTTCGGGTgagaaggaaagagagaagaaaaatggcAAGAAACAAGATTATTGCAGAAAAGGAATGAAATGAATCAAGGATTACAGAGAAAATTAGAAATGACAAGAAACAGGATGAAACAAATGGCAGATAAGAAGAGGACAGAGAGAACATTTATGGTTGGAGACTGGGTGCATTCAAGGCTGAAACCTTACAGGCAAACAATAGTAGCTTTAAGAAGAAATATGAAGTTGAATCCAAGATATTTTGTTTCGTATAAAGTCATTCGGAAGATTGAGAAAGTATCCTACAAGCTGTTATTACCAGCAACAACCAATATCCACCTAGTATTCCATGTTTCCTTGTTGAAAAAGAAGGTTGGAGATAATGCAGTTGTATCTTCAATAGTTCCAGTAACAGATGAGTCAAGCAAGGTGAAGGTGAGTCCTATAGAGATTTTGGAACGTAGGATTATAAAGAAAGGAGACAGGGCTGTGGCTGCTGGATTAATTAAATGGTCTAATCTGTTTACCGAAGATGCAACTTGGGAAGATCTTGAAGAGCTTCAGCTGCAATTCCCAGAATCTGACATTCATTCTGGAGGTCATTTTGTGTGGATTATTGGTGTTCTCGGCTATGCTTAGTGGCTTTATAATGAGATATTTGGTGGAGGAACCAATACAAATAAGGCAGGATTTGAATTTCGATTATACAAAGAACAGTCCTGTTGCATTTGTGTCCATAAAACCTTGTGGTGGCGTTGCTTGTGATGACGAGGATTGTAAAGAGAATATTGGAAATGTCAAGAGCTTAAAGAGAATATTGGTGTCCATAATGCTTTAAGCTTTCCCagttttgtttgaaatatgTTTTCTAGCTGATACTGCCATTTGAGAACTTGGGGGGATAATATTAAGCAAATTAACTTGGACTAGACTGTCGAGGCATTTTGGTTGTCTCTTGTTAGCATGAAAACCCATGCTAGCAATACATGAAATTGAAGGTGGCAGCTACGTACCCTCCATTTTTGGCAGAGGACTTGGTGATATTTATTTTCACCTTGTCTTTTAGGAGCCCCTTTCCATTCTGGCATGACCTATAATAAGAAGAGGCTATCTTGTAACAGAATCTTGGAATAATGAGGTTGAGCCCGATACACATTACAGAGTCTAACGTGTTCTGTTTGTAGATATGctgtattataaattattacaaATCATGGCCTGTAGTTAAGGCTGATATGattttctttaatctttcaGGGTGCTTGTTCTGACTTGCTTCACTGTTCATTTGCAGATCTGCGTGGACTTCCTCTCTGTTGATGGGAAAACCCTTGCCACCAAAAGCCATCCatgcattttaaaattcaaaagcgAGTTTATCCgcattttattgaattttcttaAGGTTGCACCCCTTGCTGCTGGCTACATTTCTGAATCCCAGACTTTGGCGTTGAAGATAAAAGGTTTTAGGGAAGGTGACGTGCCTGCTTCCTGCTTGAAGGTGATAATTGAACAACGAGCTGAATGCCGGCCTGGAGATGGTATCCGTGAAATATATGATGCGTCCGTCATATGGATAGTATGGTGAGGAAAGAAAACCATATTCATATGGATTAACATGTTGTTTATGATGGAGTTGTTGTTCGCTCTAGTATGCTGTAGACCTGTTATTATTCCAAGAGCAAGGTTGAGGGATGATTCTGGTATCAACAGTACCACTCCAAACAACGTCCCCGCACAGAGTTGATACCGAGGTTTCTATACACTTGGATTGtgatgataaaagaaaagtCTAGCCTTCAACAGCAGTGCCAAAGTTTCTGTAACATTTTACTCCAGTCAGGCATGCCATCCTAAAATGGTTCCATGAATTCATTGATTTCTCGATCATCATGTACATCTGTATCCATCAGTTGTAGTTTGTAAATATTACATGATGGGGAAGTCTTACTGCCCTTTAAACATGACTGGTTCGGCAggaattatgcaatacaaagcTATTCCACCAATCCGGTGTGGCTCAGTATAACCTACGTGTGTAATCAGTTGCCAATTGATAATGCTGTGTGAAACgctaaacaaagaaaagtggCACAAACTGTTGTATTTTGTTCTTAGAGCCttggaaattatgatttcaATAATGAAGTAAACTAGGAAATGTTGAGGGTTCCGAATGATTAATGCGCATGGGAGACCTTATCTCGAGCGATTTTAGAATTCTGATTCCAGCACTCTGCCTGAAAATAAACTGACAGACATTTATCATGATGTGAacttcagtttttcttgacaTCCTGATTAAATGGCCTTCATAGATTAGTGTGAGCATAGAGATCTTGCTCTTTCCTCGGCGAATTGTGGTCTGGACGACATCTGGTTGCCCAGAGTTCGTGTTCTTCGCATGGCATGCTGACTTCAGTTCCTGATCTGATAACCATCTTTTTACAGCTTtcataaggataaaattatgaatGCATGATTGTCTCAGTACCAAGCTTTGAAGCTATGCTATGTTCTTGAGGTTTAGGGAACCCAGAAACTGCTGCTGGAGAATTGCATTTGGTCAGTGCACGATTGTTTCAGGACCAATTGGCTGCTTACTGATTCGTAAACAAAAGCATCTTATATGAGCATCTCAGCCAACATTTGTTATTCGGACAGCCTGGAGCAATTCCATTGCTCTGAACTATCCCTAAATatccttctatatatatatatataaacaattcttataaaaaaaaatcgttatCCTGGTTAATTTTATATAACTTGTGAACTTGATAGGtataaagataatataattattaaaaatatagtttgactaaaataaattttaagaagatattttaaaataatattaagataaaaatatattaaattgacctGAGTTAATCTGTTAAATATATCAAAGTTATGAGATTGCGAtaatcttttagaaaaaaataataaaacttaattctcaattgactcataaaattgaagaaaaaaaactcaattaaaaaaataaactaagtcAACTTTAGGTTAACTTGTAAAGCCGTGTCTaatctttaataaatttaatattaaagaagaaaattggaagaaaaaaaaacacttcaattgCATCAACTCgaattaacatgtcaaatctataatttaaattataagattagaataacatcataaaataaattataaaacttaatttataatacatgtaacattaaaaaaaaaaaaatcaaagttgagaaatacatgaagaaatgaATGAACcgtcatttagtttttattaatgtaatgACACAGCAAAGAGAAGTGATGTGGCAAGGCAGCGGGCAGGTGTCTGATTTGAGCCCTTATTTGTCCTCGTGGATAGGGTTCAAAATATGGATGCTTGACTGTCCATGGCGGCAGGCGGCGGCCCAAGAGATCACCTCTTGAAAGCCAACCGTCGTAAAACAAGCCTCGTGCCATATATTGACGATTAAACGTGAAATATTTCTCACGTCTAAAAGTAAACAAGAATCATGTGTTCGGATAACAAGAACAATTAAACATTTATTTCGTCTAAAAGTATTAAGTTTAGAAATCATGAAGCTTGTGATCGGATAGCATGGTTCTTATCCATTTGCAGAGGGTGTGGCATTTCCTTTCTCTACCTCCTGCGCCATAGGATTATAACAAGTAGGCACGTCTCTCATGGTCTCCCATCTTATCTTATGAATaactatttattctttttcttattaacttttattattattaatggttGTTTTCAGATCagcttgtaaatattttaactaattttatggatcctgaaattaacaaccatataaactttcaataattttaaaatttataggatttaaactagtaatttaatttataggATTTAAACTAGTAATTTATGAGAAGTAAAACTAAAatctgattaattaaattataaacctTAAAATTACTGCTATTAGTTCTTGATCGGTGGAGATGGGATACGATTTGAGTCCAGTTCTCATTGATCTAAGGAATTCTGGAGTTGAGGGAGCGTTATGTTGAGGAATTAAAGGATAATgcatgaattgatttttgtattaGCTTGCtttctattttagatttttgtatTAGCTTAATGATGAGATTTAGCAATAATTGGTACTTagcttttagggtttttatttggaaaaaagttgtatttttcattatattttagcTTCAGCTGTTTTTtagacattaaataaaaaataggagtaaacctgtaaaaaaataaatagtttttatagttattttttagaatattaagTATTACcatgctaattttttaaaattcagtaaacaaatataattttgatcaaACGTTACTTTCACTTTCTGTCACATGAAAGCAAAATCTAGAACACCATTCGGGCCCtctcaaaacttttataaatataaaatcttaactcAAAATttgatccaagaaaaaaaataaaaaaaattggaatccAAATTCTCAAAAGAAATGGAAATTGGGTACATAATGGCATCCTGGATTTCTATAGATGGTGACTAAATTTGGAGAAATTACCCTCTACATTTTGTGACATGATTAATGCAAGCCAGGTTTGGAAGATTGGAtccattcttttttaaattaagcttaatgagaaggaaaaagtttcattaattttgtaaaaagaaaaggaaacacaaaattaatgaaactttttccttctcattaagcttaatttaaaaaagaaaagaaaaaagaattcccTTTGTTTAAGGTTTTGAGTTACATGCCATCACTTGGAAAACAGAGTAGccatataaaagaaaggaataaaaacatcaaattccACAATCTCAATCTCAATCTCAAGAACTTTCTTTGCCATTCAGGAACGACGCACTCTTGGTGATCTCCCGCAGAGGCTTATCGGTGTACCTGATCAAATTATACACCCATGCGCCGGCCTGAGCTCCAAGGATGGGCGACACGA of the Populus nigra chromosome 7, ddPopNigr1.1, whole genome shotgun sequence genome contains:
- the LOC133700136 gene encoding LOW QUALITY PROTEIN: seipin-2-like (The sequence of the model RefSeq protein was modified relative to this genomic sequence to represent the inferred CDS: substituted 1 base at 1 genomic stop codon) yields the protein MQLGKILKSFSCNSQNLTFILEVILCGLLVFSAMLSGFIMRYLVEEPIQIRQDLNFDYTKNSPVAFVSIKPCGGVACDDEDCKENIGNVKSLKRILSFRVLVLTCFTVHLQICVDFLSVDGKTLATKSHPCILKFKSEFIRILLNFLKVAPLAAGYISESQTLALKIKGFREGDVPASCLKVIIEQRAECRPGDGIREIYDASVIWIVWXGKKTIFIWINMLFMMELLFALVCCRPVIIPRARLRDDSGINSTTPNNVPAQS